A genome region from Proteus vulgaris includes the following:
- a CDS encoding MoaD/ThiS family protein, translating to MVKLQFAGYLRRFGRRFELEVSNAGEALRCLCYQIDGLKKEINQGQFRVRIAGNDMTEDSISTGLSTPLNEGDVITIVPIVGGAKSGGWLGIIGGAALIGASFLIPGGFLATMTSTALFAAGVGVAAAGLATMLTKTPPAPSIEGRNSESNQYFSSLSNRVGQGYPVPICYGEMVVGSNVISQGLETV from the coding sequence ATGGTCAAATTACAGTTTGCAGGCTATTTACGCAGATTTGGACGCAGGTTCGAGCTTGAGGTAAGTAATGCAGGTGAGGCCTTACGTTGTCTTTGCTATCAAATTGATGGGTTGAAAAAAGAGATTAACCAAGGTCAGTTTCGTGTTCGTATCGCAGGCAATGATATGACCGAGGATAGTATTTCCACGGGATTAAGTACGCCATTAAATGAAGGTGATGTTATTACGATCGTCCCCATAGTTGGTGGTGCTAAATCCGGCGGGTGGCTAGGCATTATTGGTGGAGCTGCTTTAATTGGCGCATCGTTTTTAATACCGGGCGGATTTTTGGCAACGATGACATCGACCGCATTATTTGCCGCTGGTGTAGGTGTGGCCGCCGCGGGATTGGCAACCATGTTAACTAAAACACCGCCAGCGCCAAGCATAGAGGGGCGAAACTCAGAAAGTAACCAGTATTTCAGTTCGTTATCAAATAGAGTCGGACAAGGTTATCCGGTTCCTATCTGTTATGGCGAGATGGTTGTGGGTTCAAATGTAATATCACAAGGTTTGGAGACTGTTTAA
- a CDS encoding C40 family peptidase produces MIEKDIIAHAKAEVVRESCGLISGDRYFPCRNIHPDPQNYFEINPDDWMTAECYSEIKAIVHSHPDGKPFLSSGDRTIQRKTNLPWWLVCDGVIHKFRPIAPLLGREFKHGEQDCYSIIRDAYHLSGIQLDDFIRPDEWWYTEQNLYLDNTDKQGFYQVEEAQEGDMILICLGTSKPCHAALYLGNQEILHHRPDRLSKRDTYGGYWFKYTHSIWRHKQWSNYSLQAIYADLDAGSSLR; encoded by the coding sequence ATGATTGAGAAAGACATTATCGCTCACGCGAAAGCGGAAGTAGTGAGGGAGTCTTGCGGCTTAATTTCGGGTGACAGGTATTTCCCTTGCAGAAACATACATCCCGATCCGCAAAACTATTTTGAAATTAACCCAGACGATTGGATGACGGCAGAGTGCTATTCAGAAATCAAAGCTATTGTTCATAGTCACCCTGACGGAAAGCCTTTCCTGAGTTCTGGCGACAGAACAATACAAAGGAAAACAAATCTGCCTTGGTGGTTGGTATGTGATGGGGTGATCCATAAGTTCAGACCAATAGCGCCACTGTTAGGTAGAGAGTTTAAGCATGGTGAGCAGGATTGTTATTCCATTATACGTGATGCCTATCATCTGTCAGGCATTCAGCTAGATGATTTTATTCGTCCCGATGAATGGTGGTACACAGAACAAAATCTCTATCTTGATAACACGGATAAGCAGGGATTTTATCAAGTAGAAGAGGCTCAAGAAGGCGACATGATATTGATTTGCCTAGGCACATCAAAACCTTGTCACGCTGCGTTGTACTTAGGTAATCAAGAAATATTACATCACAGGCCAGACAGATTGAGTAAGCGAGATACTTACGGTGGTTACTGGTTTAAATACACTCACAGCATTTGGAGGCATAAACAATGGTCAAATTACAGTTTGCAGGCTATTTACGCAGATTTGGACGCAGGTTCGAGCTTGAGGTAA
- a CDS encoding phage minor tail protein L → MRDIPQEMRIDVTDLQQNAMLDLYEVDLSRFGGDIYRFHDGMNGLLKPIIWQGLRYEPYPVQVTGFSVTAQGASDRPKMTFANFDGMLTAINSDYDDALGAIVTRRQVLEQYLDVVNFPNGNPQTDPTREVVQKYVIEQRESSDSDFVTYILALPTETDNALIPRRVIQADICSWRYRGFDCGYDGPPVADEKDQPTTDPLKDKCSHKYSGCKLRHKGKMPFGGYLGSNKLG, encoded by the coding sequence ATGAGAGATATACCTCAAGAGATGCGTATAGACGTTACAGACTTACAGCAAAATGCAATGTTAGATCTGTATGAGGTCGATTTGAGCCGTTTTGGTGGTGATATTTATCGCTTTCATGACGGCATGAATGGCTTATTAAAACCTATTATCTGGCAGGGATTGCGCTATGAGCCTTATCCAGTTCAGGTTACCGGTTTTAGCGTAACAGCACAGGGCGCGTCAGATAGACCAAAAATGACATTTGCCAACTTTGATGGAATGCTGACTGCTATTAATAGCGATTACGATGATGCGCTAGGCGCTATCGTTACTCGCCGGCAGGTTTTAGAGCAATATCTTGATGTTGTTAATTTTCCCAACGGAAACCCACAAACAGATCCAACAAGAGAAGTTGTTCAAAAGTATGTTATTGAGCAACGGGAAAGCTCAGATTCAGACTTTGTAACGTACATATTAGCACTTCCAACAGAAACAGATAACGCCCTGATACCTAGACGGGTTATTCAGGCTGATATCTGCTCGTGGCGATACCGAGGGTTTGATTGTGGTTATGATGGGCCACCTGTTGCAGATGAAAAAGACCAACCAACAACCGATCCCTTAAAAGACAAATGCTCTCATAAATACAGCGGGTGCAAATTAAGACACAAAGGAAAGATGCCATTCGGCGGGTATTTAGGCTCAAATAAATTAGGTTAA
- a CDS encoding phage tail protein, producing the protein MEEFEWRPETAYQVGNDPKVKVARFGNGYEQRIKDGINNQLKTYQLSFIKHADIGKQIDEFLKARGAVESFLWLTSDDNSKRKFVCRGWQVTPRTSVWQIDCTFEEVVA; encoded by the coding sequence ATGGAAGAGTTTGAATGGCGACCAGAAACGGCTTATCAGGTAGGTAATGATCCTAAGGTGAAAGTAGCCAGGTTTGGTAACGGTTACGAACAACGAATTAAAGATGGGATCAACAACCAATTAAAGACTTATCAGCTTTCATTTATTAAACATGCTGATATTGGTAAGCAGATTGATGAATTTCTTAAGGCGCGCGGTGCGGTTGAATCATTCTTATGGCTAACCAGTGATGATAACTCTAAACGTAAATTTGTTTGCCGAGGCTGGCAGGTAACACCGAGAACATCAGTATGGCAGATAGATTGCACATTTGAGGAGGTTGTTGCATGA
- a CDS encoding tape measure protein has product MANVGEIVYQVQMDVRQLLTSQQQLEQRLNRMDSSFNRTSQSVNNTERSMQSLSKVAAALTGYLSVSMVTSYSEAWTELNNKLSNSVRASESLIDVTQRVFDISQATRSSLDATATLYARLERGTREYNTSAADLAKLTSIINQGFIVSGATAQEAENAIIQLSQGIASGVLRGEEFNSVAEQGSRLMVALADSMGVGIGQLRKMAAEGKLTTDVVVNGLLSQGDSIGKEFAKTTRTMSQAFQEAGNNLTKFLGENTTIKASINVFSDAVITVSQNLSEMGTILTAVAAVIGSRYVGALAMASVAQIKKARDTITAVMATRQATIAERDAAAVLARKALADKEAAAFALKRARDQHQLTIGTNAEATALANVTRLRTAYTNAAIASTQANQALSASQARVAATALTMSNAMKALNAASAPLGGPMGALMLIGAAVYYVVDAMKSAKQAARDYSNELPDLIERLKELNRVQLDAARVKTSQNIAQKKEDISDLKEEVESLTKQLSIQKKLNESGVWRPDSAREKEKELTNDLAIAKANLDGKTTELSYSENALLQIDRQINKVVADQMEEARKLHDELGNGVQKVQMLSDAQDFFAKKLGISTQAIKDFNAEKVSFEWSKEGLDLRKSLERDMKLANAKSEIDKRKLQVEFYAEDKGITDQKEINQLKQIATATQEAQDAAAERNKTTKESTKATDAAYEALKRQREEIELLNKGYKDGSLEMAKYDAVKALGDTASPEQIEKAEQLAEEKYNIERNLADKKAALELDLVAKAKESHDKQLADLERITKDDVSLTEQAARRKAEIEAEYQQQIAEIKAKNAVSPQDNLKAQVDPVQQLKNEHERKLALIREFETEKGAITQQGLALMNAANTQYEQDRMNAQWDIWRNQSQANQFLADGLDALGQRSANVITGLLTGTQSLNDVFRNVALTIVDQAVGALVQMGMQQVKNMVTEEALRKASNTKAVAEATTTGAAITNAMAPAAATTSIATMGSAATWGMAAMAAAIPAMIALAGARKNGGQVGAGKMYQVGEGGKPEIFKASNGNQYMIPGDNGRVISNRQMGKGGNGVSMGDMNFTFQVQAPNGITQKEAQQIQQMVRGTVYDVLGTEMRSGGALEKSRSW; this is encoded by the coding sequence ATGGCAAATGTAGGCGAAATCGTTTATCAAGTTCAAATGGATGTTCGGCAATTGCTTACATCTCAGCAACAGTTAGAGCAACGCCTTAATCGTATGGATAGTAGCTTTAACCGAACGTCTCAGTCAGTAAATAACACAGAGCGTTCAATGCAGTCTCTGTCCAAAGTTGCGGCGGCTCTGACTGGTTATTTATCGGTATCAATGGTTACAAGTTATTCTGAGGCGTGGACTGAATTAAACAATAAACTATCTAACTCAGTTCGTGCAAGTGAGTCACTGATTGATGTCACACAGCGAGTATTTGATATCTCTCAAGCAACGCGATCTAGCCTTGATGCCACTGCTACACTCTACGCACGATTAGAGCGAGGAACGAGAGAATACAATACATCAGCAGCAGACTTGGCAAAATTAACATCCATCATCAACCAAGGCTTTATCGTATCAGGTGCTACTGCGCAGGAAGCAGAAAACGCCATTATTCAGTTATCGCAGGGTATCGCGTCTGGCGTTCTGCGCGGTGAGGAATTTAACTCAGTAGCGGAGCAAGGTAGTCGCTTGATGGTTGCTCTTGCTGACTCGATGGGTGTTGGTATTGGTCAACTCCGTAAAATGGCAGCAGAAGGCAAGCTAACCACTGATGTTGTTGTGAATGGTTTGCTGTCTCAGGGGGACTCGATAGGCAAAGAGTTTGCTAAAACCACTCGAACAATGTCGCAGGCATTTCAAGAAGCAGGGAATAACTTAACTAAGTTCCTTGGCGAGAACACAACAATAAAGGCATCTATTAACGTATTCAGTGATGCTGTAATTACCGTTAGTCAAAATTTATCAGAGATGGGTACTATTTTAACGGCGGTTGCTGCGGTAATAGGATCAAGATATGTTGGCGCATTAGCAATGGCTAGCGTAGCGCAGATAAAAAAAGCCAGAGATACAATAACGGCGGTCATGGCAACTAGACAGGCAACCATAGCCGAAAGAGATGCGGCAGCAGTTCTTGCAAGGAAAGCCTTAGCAGATAAAGAGGCAGCCGCCTTCGCGCTAAAAAGAGCGAGAGATCAGCACCAGCTAACTATCGGAACTAATGCTGAGGCGACGGCATTAGCTAACGTTACTAGATTAAGAACCGCTTATACAAATGCCGCTATCGCATCAACACAAGCAAATCAGGCATTGAGTGCATCACAAGCAAGAGTTGCAGCAACAGCTTTGACCATGTCAAATGCAATGAAAGCTCTTAATGCAGCGTCAGCGCCTCTTGGTGGACCGATGGGGGCGCTGATGCTTATTGGTGCTGCTGTTTACTATGTAGTAGATGCAATGAAAAGTGCCAAGCAAGCGGCTAGAGATTACAGTAACGAATTACCAGACTTAATTGAAAGATTGAAGGAGCTAAATAGGGTACAACTTGATGCGGCTAGGGTTAAGACCTCTCAAAACATAGCGCAGAAAAAAGAAGATATCTCTGATTTAAAAGAAGAAGTGGAATCATTAACCAAACAGTTAAGCATACAGAAAAAACTTAATGAGTCTGGAGTTTGGAGGCCTGATTCTGCAAGAGAAAAAGAAAAAGAGCTAACTAACGATCTGGCAATTGCTAAGGCAAATCTTGATGGTAAAACTACTGAGCTTTCTTACTCTGAGAATGCGTTACTGCAAATAGATCGTCAAATTAACAAAGTAGTTGCTGATCAAATGGAGGAAGCAAGAAAGCTTCACGACGAACTTGGAAACGGTGTTCAGAAAGTGCAAATGCTATCTGATGCGCAAGACTTCTTTGCTAAAAAGTTAGGCATATCCACCCAAGCTATAAAAGACTTTAATGCTGAAAAAGTATCTTTCGAGTGGTCTAAGGAGGGGCTTGATTTAAGAAAGTCACTAGAGCGTGATATGAAACTAGCTAACGCAAAAAGCGAAATCGATAAAAGAAAGCTTCAAGTTGAGTTTTACGCTGAAGACAAAGGAATAACAGACCAAAAAGAAATAAATCAATTAAAGCAAATAGCCACAGCAACTCAAGAGGCTCAAGATGCAGCAGCCGAACGTAACAAAACAACAAAGGAATCAACCAAAGCCACAGATGCAGCATACGAAGCACTAAAACGCCAGAGAGAAGAAATTGAGCTTTTAAACAAAGGTTACAAAGACGGATCTCTTGAAATGGCTAAGTATGACGCGGTTAAAGCATTGGGTGATACGGCATCTCCTGAACAGATTGAAAAAGCGGAGCAACTAGCAGAAGAAAAATACAACATTGAGCGTAATCTAGCTGATAAGAAAGCCGCGCTTGAGCTTGATTTAGTCGCCAAGGCTAAAGAGTCTCACGATAAACAGTTGGCAGACTTAGAGCGGATAACAAAAGATGATGTATCTCTCACTGAACAGGCAGCAAGGCGTAAGGCTGAAATTGAAGCGGAATATCAGCAACAGATAGCCGAAATAAAGGCTAAAAACGCTGTATCTCCTCAAGATAATTTAAAAGCACAAGTAGACCCTGTTCAGCAACTCAAAAACGAACACGAGCGTAAACTTGCGCTTATCCGTGAGTTTGAGACTGAAAAAGGTGCTATCACTCAGCAAGGTTTAGCGTTAATGAATGCCGCTAATACTCAATATGAGCAAGACCGCATGAATGCTCAATGGGATATATGGCGTAATCAGAGTCAAGCAAATCAATTCTTAGCTGATGGACTGGATGCATTAGGACAACGTTCCGCTAACGTAATTACAGGGCTATTAACGGGTACTCAATCACTTAACGATGTTTTCCGTAATGTTGCCTTAACCATCGTAGACCAAGCCGTTGGCGCTCTGGTTCAAATGGGTATGCAACAAGTTAAGAATATGGTTACTGAGGAGGCTCTACGTAAAGCGTCAAATACTAAAGCGGTAGCGGAGGCTACAACTACTGGCGCAGCAATTACAAATGCTATGGCTCCAGCTGCAGCAACAACAAGTATTGCTACAATGGGCTCTGCTGCAACTTGGGGAATGGCTGCGATGGCGGCAGCAATACCAGCAATGATTGCGCTTGCGGGTGCTCGTAAAAATGGCGGTCAGGTTGGTGCTGGTAAAATGTATCAGGTTGGAGAAGGAGGCAAGCCAGAAATATTCAAAGCATCTAACGGTAATCAATACATGATACCAGGTGATAATGGTCGAGTTATCAGTAATCGACAAATGGGCAAAGGCGGTAACGGTGTCAGCATGGGGGATATGAACTTTACATTCCAAGTTCAAGCACCTAATGGCATCACTCAAAAGGAAGCACAACAGATACAGCAAATGGTAAGAGGTACAGTTTATGACGTACTTGGCACTGAAATGCGTAGCGGTGGTGCTTTGGAAAAATCAAGAAGTTGGTAA
- a CDS encoding DUF6246 family protein yields MTPILEIGEMVISTDKKDYLFRPSFINMTKIGEPKQIVSAYGQLNGAEVQDLITRAVMNYRVIPEWLIKVISKPTYGRNILQTAMMVMQACCDDDCSEIIGEWKSGKRGIVYKNGKMPIADIIVIARELFTHGIIGKAKIRKLQRNEGKNEFSDEFMAIDYISSARAHFGMNRDEAEQLTMTEFQMMLKAKYPDEKGFTKEEYDNIMKQDDKRNDELISGKRRLVSRKRK; encoded by the coding sequence ATGACACCTATTTTAGAAATCGGGGAGATGGTTATCTCTACTGATAAAAAGGATTACTTATTTAGACCATCGTTCATCAATATGACAAAAATCGGTGAGCCTAAACAGATTGTGAGTGCCTACGGTCAATTAAATGGCGCTGAGGTGCAAGATTTAATTACTCGTGCCGTAATGAATTACAGGGTTATTCCTGAGTGGTTAATAAAGGTCATTAGCAAACCAACATACGGACGCAATATCCTACAAACTGCAATGATGGTTATGCAGGCGTGCTGTGATGATGATTGTTCGGAAATTATTGGCGAATGGAAATCCGGTAAACGCGGTATTGTCTATAAAAACGGCAAGATGCCAATTGCTGACATTATCGTCATTGCAAGAGAGTTGTTCACTCACGGAATTATCGGTAAAGCGAAGATCCGCAAACTTCAACGTAACGAAGGCAAAAATGAATTCTCAGATGAGTTTATGGCAATTGACTACATTAGCTCTGCTCGCGCTCATTTTGGTATGAATAGAGATGAAGCCGAACAGTTAACCATGACTGAATTTCAGATGATGCTTAAAGCTAAATATCCTGATGAGAAAGGCTTCACTAAAGAAGAATACGACAACATCATGAAGCAAGATGATAAGCGTAATGATGAACTGATCAGTGGTAAGCGCCGATTGGTTAGCAGGAAGCGTAAATGA
- a CDS encoding Ig-like domain-containing protein has translation MAQCPEDKGNMLGDHGILRIAKGCPSQVPDQSSFMRFGAVTSKSLDYGMETVNSNADDTPGLSEAIVTGADLTISVDGEMRVTPLPGSTSAMNFAKELLEEIQARRQTGYWVQLDMRGDGKEILQGYFNFTSWSMEFPTRELATYSGELKVHTATTVEWLTEEIAVESISVDPSATTVKVGETKSIMVKFTPGDATNKTCTAVSDKPAFATVSQVGTVVTARGVATGVANVTITSEDGAKTAKCVVTVTE, from the coding sequence ATGGCACAATGCCCAGAAGATAAAGGTAATATGCTAGGTGATCATGGTATTTTGCGTATTGCAAAAGGCTGTCCATCACAAGTTCCAGATCAGAGTTCTTTTATGCGCTTTGGTGCGGTTACAAGCAAGAGTCTCGATTATGGGATGGAGACCGTAAACTCTAATGCTGATGATACTCCTGGTCTGTCAGAAGCTATCGTGACCGGAGCCGACTTAACAATTAGTGTTGATGGTGAAATGAGAGTCACTCCATTGCCAGGCTCTACTTCTGCCATGAACTTTGCTAAGGAATTGCTGGAAGAGATTCAAGCTCGTCGACAAACTGGCTACTGGGTTCAATTGGACATGCGCGGTGACGGGAAGGAAATCCTCCAAGGATACTTCAACTTCACGTCATGGTCGATGGAGTTTCCAACCAGAGAACTTGCCACCTATTCAGGCGAATTAAAAGTTCATACTGCAACTACGGTTGAATGGCTAACAGAAGAAATCGCAGTTGAAAGTATCTCGGTTGACCCGTCTGCTACCACAGTAAAGGTCGGGGAAACTAAATCTATCATGGTGAAATTCACTCCGGGTGATGCGACCAACAAAACCTGCACCGCAGTTAGCGACAAGCCAGCATTTGCGACAGTGTCACAGGTAGGTACTGTCGTTACGGCTCGCGGCGTTGCTACTGGTGTTGCTAACGTCACCATCACCTCAGAGGACGGCGCAAAGACAGCTAAGTGTGTCGTTACTGTCACCGAATAA
- a CDS encoding major capsid protein: MFYTAETLATNSRLQRQWDSLWATRNIYNTQHNLMINQYQSVMDGETLAANQSGGFSKDFWKEVDNNIIQLRDQETGMEIVNDLMGLQTVLPIGKTAKLYNVVGDIADDVSISIDGQAPYSHDHTDYGSDGDPIPVFTAGFGVNWRHAAGLSTVGIDLVLDSQTAKMRQFNKKVVNYFLNGDASISVEGYKGQGLKNHRNTAKIDLGASGANIDLTTADLPALLAFFGFGGAFGQTAFNNKVDAYDVMWVSYEAWGNLIKPVVVSVGAGAGNSVVNGRIIDTLLPYAGVKEIRPTYALKGSEFIAYQRRKDVVTPLVGMATGVVPKPRFMPQENYNFQIMSAAGLQITRDGDGKSGVVYGAKLS, from the coding sequence ATGTTTTATACTGCTGAAACTTTAGCAACAAATAGCCGACTGCAACGTCAGTGGGATAGCCTATGGGCTACACGTAATATCTATAACACGCAACATAACCTGATGATTAACCAATATCAAAGCGTTATGGATGGTGAGACTTTAGCAGCAAACCAGTCAGGCGGTTTCTCTAAGGATTTTTGGAAAGAAGTTGATAACAACATTATTCAGTTGCGTGACCAAGAAACAGGCATGGAAATCGTCAATGATTTAATGGGTCTTCAAACAGTGCTACCAATTGGCAAGACTGCAAAACTGTATAACGTGGTTGGCGACATTGCTGATGACGTATCAATCAGTATTGATGGTCAAGCGCCATACTCTCATGATCACACCGATTATGGTTCTGACGGCGACCCAATCCCAGTATTTACCGCTGGCTTTGGTGTTAACTGGCGTCATGCGGCGGGTTTAAGTACAGTTGGTATTGACCTTGTTCTTGATTCTCAAACTGCAAAAATGCGTCAATTTAATAAGAAAGTAGTTAACTACTTCTTAAATGGTGATGCATCTATTAGTGTTGAGGGGTACAAAGGTCAAGGCCTGAAAAATCACCGCAACACAGCGAAAATCGACTTAGGAGCTTCTGGTGCTAATATCGATTTAACCACTGCTGACTTGCCTGCATTGTTAGCGTTCTTTGGTTTTGGTGGTGCGTTCGGTCAGACTGCATTCAACAACAAAGTGGATGCTTACGATGTAATGTGGGTGAGTTACGAAGCATGGGGTAACTTAATTAAGCCTGTGGTTGTTTCTGTCGGTGCTGGTGCTGGTAATAGCGTGGTAAATGGTCGCATTATCGATACATTACTACCGTATGCTGGCGTGAAAGAAATTCGTCCTACTTATGCGCTTAAAGGCTCTGAGTTTATCGCTTATCAACGTCGTAAAGATGTAGTGACTCCGTTAGTTGGTATGGCAACAGGTGTTGTTCCTAAGCCTCGCTTTATGCCACAGGAAAACTATAACTTCCAAATCATGAGCGCAGCAGGTCTGCAAATTACTCGTGACGGTGACGGAAAGTCTGGTGTGGTTTACGGTGCTAAACTGAGTTAA